The Montipora capricornis isolate CH-2021 chromosome 6, ASM3666992v2, whole genome shotgun sequence genome has a window encoding:
- the LOC138054222 gene encoding uncharacterized protein has translation MDVERNPGPTLPSHYTDFSVNDNHWSSSNYATSTGSYYTSDASDSFINHHLNTFYNFRYYDDLTVPCAFTGQTFVNFRGSRAGCHVKSKFTNRIWPIKTVESRRAFPALVKNLHTSVNKNNLVQINITSNQTTDCSSKMAPSPLKLCSFGLLNCRSVCNKYLSIKDYVVDKDFDIFAITETWLNPGNCDDFVIGSLIPNGYRFLHSAREGRGGGVGLLFKSSLNVKQTSMDYLDTITSFEAMEVEVEVNSQIVSILIVYRPPPSSANNFSTSLFMNEFSSLLESYIINTGSLVIAGDFNFHVNDTSDAVAANFLGLLESFDLRQHVYSYTHRAGHTLDLVISRSAESILNFTSVDDSSIISDHYTVCADLQFVKPSWERKRIRARKLKAVDIEQFKQDIGLSPLLSDSSSDLQALLHLYNSELSSILDKHAPLKSRMVTIRPAAPWFSEEIKLERRIRRRLERKWRRSGLPEDRIRFIEQNRIVNQLLFSARSQYCTKLIDENCLNQRKLFGIVSKLLHRNPAPLYPSWSSAADLANNFIGFFADKITTIRHELD, from the coding sequence ATGGACGTTGAACGAAATCCTGGTCCAACTCTCCCTAGCCATTACACAGACTTTTCTGTGAATGATAATCACTGGAGTTCATCGAACTATGCTACTTCGACCGGCTCGTACTATACTTCGGATGCCAGTGATTCCTTTATCAATCACCATCTTAACACATTTTACAATTTTCGTTATTATGACGATTTAACTGTTCCTTGTGCTTTTACTGGCCAGACATTTGTTAACTTTCGCGGGAGTAGAGCTGGATGTCACGTTAAAAGTAAATTTACAAACAGAATTTGGCCTATTAAAACTGTGGAGAGTCGTAGAGCTTTTCCCGCTTTggttaaaaatttgcatacttctGTAAACAAGAATAATCTCGTGCAGATTAACATCACCTCGAATCAGACTACTGATTGTTCTAGCAAGATGGCTCCATCACCTCTGAAGCTCTGTTCCTTTGGTCTCCTAAACTGCCGATCGGTGTGCAATAAATATCTCTCTATCAAGGATTATGTTGTGGACAaggattttgatatttttgccaTAACTGAGACCTGGCTCAACCCTGGAAACTGTGATGACTTTGTGATTGGAAGTCTAATTCCAAATGGCTATCGCTTTTTACACTCAGCTCgtgaggggaggggaggaggaGTCGGATTGCTTTTCAAGAGTTCACTGAACGTTAAGCAAACATCTATGGATTATTTGGATACTATcacttcttttgaggccatggAAGTTGAGGTTGAAGTTAATTCCCAAATTGTTTCTATCCTTATCGTCTATCGTCCTCCACCGTCATCTGCAAACAATTTTTCTACCAGCCTTTTCATGAATGAATTTTCCTCTCTTTTGGAATCGTACATCATTAATACTGGCTCACTGGTGATCGCTGGTGACTTTAATTTTCATGTTAATGACACATCTGATGCTGTTGCTGCAAATTTCCTTGGTCTGCTGGAATCCTTTGATCTGCGACAACATGTTTATAGCTATACCCACCGAGCTGGACACACCTTGGACTTAGTCATATCTCGTAGTGCCGaaagcattttaaattttacttcAGTTGATGATTCCTCTATAATATCGGATCATTACACTGTCTGTGCTGACCTTCAATTTGTTAAGCCTAGCTGGGAAAGGAAACGTATCCGAGCTCGAAAGCTTAAAGCCGTCGACATTGAGCAATTTAAACAAGACATTGGACTGTCTCCCCTTTTATCTGATTCTTCTAGTGACTTACAAGCGCTTCTCCACTTGTATAATTCAGAACTATCTAGCATACTTGATAAACATGCACCACTTAAATCGCGCATGGTTACCATCCGCCCTGCTGCTCCATGGTTCAGTGAAGAAATCAAACTGGAGAGAAGAATTCGTCGTCGGCTTGAAAGGAAATGGCGAAGGAGTGGGTTACCTGAAGATCGCATACGTTTCATTGAGCAAAACCGTATTGTCAATCAGCTGTTATTTTCTGCCCGCTCTCAGTATTGCACCAAGCTTATTGATGAAAACTGCCTTAATCAGAGGAAATTGTTTGGCATTGTCAGCAAATTGCTGCATCGTAATCCTGCACCGTTATATCCCTCCTGGTCTTCTGCGGCGGATCTGGCGAATAATTTCATTGGCTTCTTTGCCGACAAAATCACCACTATTCGTCATGAACTTGATTAA